The genomic window ACTGTACGATGGACGACGAGCCGACGTTCCTGATTTCGTATCAGGAGATGACCTGTGGGGACCAAGCACAGTTCGCCGTACGGGTAACTGAGAGCGGACGGATCGAAAAACTCAGCTTCGAGACTGAGAGCTGTGCAGTCAGCCAAGCTGTGGCAAGTATTCTGGCGACCTATCTGGAGGGTCAGCAACTCGAAAACGTAGCAGAACGGGACGATATCATCGGGGATCTGATCGATGGCCAGTTCCCGGAACTCCGGCACGACTGCGTTGTCGGACCGGAAGAAGTGATCAAAGAAGGAATCAGAGCCAAGCTCGATCAAGCAACGGACCCAACAGGTCTCGAGTGATCGAACCATGACTGTACCTGCCAATAGCGCATACACGATCGACAGATCGGTGGAGGGCTCGTTCGAGGGAGTCGTCGACCAGACGACTGACGCGCTTGCTGAGGAGGGATTCGGTGTCCTCTGTGACATCGACGTGCAGCACAAATTCGAGGAGAAACTGGACGAGGAGTTCCCACGCTATCGAATTCTCGGCGCGTGCAACCCGCCGCTTGCTCACCAGGCACTCGATGAGGAATTCCTGCTGGGTACGTTGCTTCCCTGTAACGTGATCGTCTACGAGATGGGGGACGGCAGTGTTGGTGTGAGTGCCGTCGATCCCGAAACGATGCTGTCCGTGGTCGACGACAGTGACCTCGATGTGATCGCGACCGAGGTCAAAACGCGACTCCAGAACGTCTTGAATGCGCTCCCGGCTGCCTGATCGAAGTCTCGACGAGAAAGAGCGTCTCGGCATGACCTGTCGACGCCGCTTCCCCGGACTCGAACGAACCGGAGCGGTCCCGTCTCCATAACGGTCTGAGCCGGGTCCAGCTACACCCCGGGTCGCCGTCGACGAGCCGTGACTACACCGCCGATCCAAGCGCCATCAGGGTTCGCTCCCCGTCTCGCGGCCCGACGAACTGGACGCCCACGGGTGCACCGTTCACCGTCCCGGCCGGAACGGACAGGGCCGGATGTCCGGAGAGGTTGAACGGCGCCGTGTTCTCGACTGTACGAGCGAAGTCAGCGGACGTTTGGATCTCACCGAACTCCGGAGCCGCCATCGGTGTCGTGGGCGTGAGCAACGCGTCGAACTCCGTCAGGAGACCGTCGATGATGTCCGTGAACTCGGCAGCGACGCCCTGCGCTGCGACGTAGTGTTCCAGGCTCCGCTGGTTCAACGCGCCGGCCGTCAGTAGCTGGTCACGGACGTTGTCCCCGAGGTCCGGCGACTGGAGGGCGTTCGACACGGCGGTTCGCCACGGGTCGCTGTAGCCCGTTCCTGCGCCGGGTAGCTGCCCCTCGAAAACTCCGAGCGCCGCGAATTCGCTCGCGGCGATGGCCAGCGTGGCCGCGGTTGCTGTCTGATACCCCTGTACGTCGACTCGCTCCGTGTCGACGCCGGCCGTCGCAAGTGTCGATATGGCCTCGTCGACCCGGTCCGCCACGCCGTCGTCCGCGCCCGTCATCGACGAGTCAATGACGCCCACCGTCAACCCGTCGACCTCATCGCCGACGCCGTCCTCGGCGTCCCTGGTGGGTGTACTGGACAACGTCGCTGGCGCGTGAATATCGGGGCCGGCGACGGCGTCGTACACCCGTGCCACCGTTTCGACGTCCGCCGCGAGCGGACCGGGCTGGTCGAGCGACGGTGCGAGGTCCGCCAGACCGAATCGGGAGAGACTGCGGTGTGTCGGCTTCAGGCCGACGACGCCACAGAACGACGCCGGAATGCGAACGCTTCCGCCCGTGTCGCTCCCGAAGGCGGCGTCGACGAGCCCCCCGGCGACGGCGGCTCCGCTGCCGCTCGACGAACCACCGGGGACGCGACCCTCCACCCGCGGATTGTCGGTCGGGCCGAACGCGCACGTCTCGCCGGTGGTGAAGTACGCGAACTCGTCCATGTTCGTCGTCCCGACGACGCTCGCGCCCGCTTCTCCCAGGCGGTCGACCACGGTAGCGTGATGGTCCGGCTCGTATTCGAGCGCGTCGGACCCGCAGTGCATCGGGACACCCGCCACGGCGAGGTTTTCCTTCACTGCCACGTCGAGGTCACCGAGTTCGCCACCCTCCGCCTCCAGAGTGAAACGGTACTGGAACGCATTGAACTCGTCGTCGCCGGGTCGAACGGCTGTCGCCCCGGCGTGATCCGGCGGTGACGGGTCGAGCGTGCCGAACTGTTCGGCTAACTCCCCCGCGCTCTCGGCGTATGCGGCGACTTCCGCATCGTCGAGTTCGACACCGACCTGCGCGGCGAAACTTCGGACGTGGTCCTCGTATCCCATGGTGTTAGTTATACAACAACACATCACCATAGCGTTACCGCTCCGGTGGGGTGAGCGGGGGAAGCGTCGTAACTGGTCAACTGAACACCAAAAACGTATGATAGCGCGTGCTGTAGGTCAGTTGGCATGACAACACTTACCGAGAGCGACCGGGAGCAACTGCGTGCGGAGTTCGACCGACAGCTTGCGGTCGGCCTGCATCACGGTGCCCAGTTGGCCGTCTACGTCGACGGCGAACTCGTCG from Halostella salina includes these protein-coding regions:
- a CDS encoding DUF302 domain-containing protein: MTVPANSAYTIDRSVEGSFEGVVDQTTDALAEEGFGVLCDIDVQHKFEEKLDEEFPRYRILGACNPPLAHQALDEEFLLGTLLPCNVIVYEMGDGSVGVSAVDPETMLSVVDDSDLDVIATEVKTRLQNVLNALPAA
- a CDS encoding amidase, producing the protein MGYEDHVRSFAAQVGVELDDAEVAAYAESAGELAEQFGTLDPSPPDHAGATAVRPGDDEFNAFQYRFTLEAEGGELGDLDVAVKENLAVAGVPMHCGSDALEYEPDHHATVVDRLGEAGASVVGTTNMDEFAYFTTGETCAFGPTDNPRVEGRVPGGSSSGSGAAVAGGLVDAAFGSDTGGSVRIPASFCGVVGLKPTHRSLSRFGLADLAPSLDQPGPLAADVETVARVYDAVAGPDIHAPATLSSTPTRDAEDGVGDEVDGLTVGVIDSSMTGADDGVADRVDEAISTLATAGVDTERVDVQGYQTATAATLAIAASEFAALGVFEGQLPGAGTGYSDPWRTAVSNALQSPDLGDNVRDQLLTAGALNQRSLEHYVAAQGVAAEFTDIIDGLLTEFDALLTPTTPMAAPEFGEIQTSADFARTVENTAPFNLSGHPALSVPAGTVNGAPVGVQFVGPRDGERTLMALGSAV